The Pelotomaculum isophthalicicum JI DNA window CCGTGCTGCCCCGGCCGGCCTTCGTACCCGGCACGGACAATACCGCGGCTGTTGCAGATTTTTCTTCATGCGGACCGGCCGGGGACGGGCGAATTAAGCCCGAACTTCTCGCTCCAGCTTCCGCGGTAATTTCCGCCCGTTCACGTATGGTCGAGGGCAATCTGCCGGGATACCCGGAATACACGCGCATGCAGGGGACAAGCATGGCCGCCGCCGTTGCAGGCGGCTCGGCAACCCTTTTGCGGGAATATTTTGAGAAGAATATGAATATAACGAACCCATCGGCAGCCTTGGTCAAGGCGGCGCTGATCAACGGATCACGTCCCATGACAGGTAGCCCTTCGAAAGAAGGTTTCGGGGTAATAGACCTGGCAGGTACCACAATTGCTCTGAAGGAAAACTCCTTCAAGGTGGCCGACGAGTTGGCCGGGGTGTCTCAGGGAAACGAAGTGTCATATACTATCCATGTTACTGATAACGCGTCTCCTTTTAAAGCCACCCTGACATGGACCGATCCTCCGGCTGAACCGGGCAGCGCGCAGGCGTTGGTGAACGATCTCGACCTGCTCGTCCGGACGCCTGACGGCAGGGTTTATTACGGCAACCATTTCCTAGGTAATAACATACCGGACAGGACAAACAACGTGGAGCAGGTTTACCTGCAGTCATCGGTGCCCGGGGATTATACGGTAAAGGTAACCGGTGTGAATGTACGCAGAAATACTGTAAGCGGCAGTGCCGTTGCCGCACAGGATTACGCCCTGGTCTGGGGTCAGACACCTGCCGAAGATATAGTGGAGAGTGTCGGCGAGCGTTCAATCAAACTGGTGGACGGTACCTCGTTCAGCCCGGCCGCTCTGCCGGTGGTAAACCTCGTTAATGAGAATATTGCCCCCGTAGATGCTGGCCACTTTTTCCCCGGGGCGGAAGCTTACCGGACTTCTCAGCGAATCTACCTGATAGCCCGCTTGTGGCGTGCCACCGGGGTGAAAGCGCTCAATACGGCAGAAGGGGCTGTCTTTACGGAAATCAACCCGGCTGCCAGGTCGGGTGGCTACAGTCTGGCCGGGGATACCGGAATAATAGTATTGAACAACCAACCTGTAACGACGGATAAACTGCCGCCGGGAGTGGAGGTAAACGCCGTGCTCAACCCGGTTGACCAGAAAATCCGGCGGGTTCGTGCAGCTTATATAGAACGTGAAGGTGTTGTCTCGACGTTACATGATCAAGACGGACAAAAAGAAATAACCCTCATGGGAAACGGGGGATCATACCGGTTATCCAGTGATGTCGCTTGTTCTTTCGAGGATAATTATCAAAGTGTGGAGACAGCGGACATGCCCTTTGGCACCGGCGCTCTGGATGAACTGGCAGAGGCCCTGCCTGGTATGCCGGTGCGCCTGTACTTGGCGCCGTCCAGCGGCGAGGTGCAGTACCTTGCTGTTAAGCGGCAGGTGGCCCTCGGCACGGTACGTGAAACTATCGCTTCCAGTAGCGAAATCCAGATGGAGAACGGGACTTCCGTCCGGATCTTCCCGGGCGCAGCGGTAAAGAGAGACAGAGAGAATTCCAGCTTCGATGTGATCAAGCAGGGGGACCATGTAACAGCGGTACTACTGCCGAGTACCGGGCAGGCTATAGGCTTGGTGGCATTCAGCAATGTTCTATACGGGAAGACAATTGATTTTACAAAGAAAGACAGAATGTTTTACCTGCTGGATAATAACAATTGCTACAGGTCCTTCTATCTGCCTCCTGATGCAGTCATCTACCGCTGGGGGGTCAGGACATCAGATGACGTTATAGCTGCCGGGCGTTGGGTCAGGGTCACAACTGACCAGGACGGGAAGGAAATATGGCGGCTGGATATAGGAGAAACTTTTTTTGATAAGAGTACATTTGCAGAATATAATCAAGCTGAAGGTATAATCAGCACTAAGGGTGGTGAGCAGTACCGGTCATCCGGTTTAACCCGTTTTTATAAAAACGGTTACCTGGTGTTGCCGGGAGATCTTCTTCCTGGCGAGCAGGTTGAATTAGAGTATGCGTCTGCCCCTCCGCCAACCGGGAATGTACTAGTGTCGGTGAATGCTCGTTCTACCGCTTCACCGCCAGTGCTATTTGTCTCAGCAATCCAGCTTCAGGGCCGCTTGGTGATAACCGGCAGGGCAGGCGCCAATACCATAGTTTACATGTGGGGGCAAGAGGGCTTCAAGCAAACAATTACCTTAGACGTGTCGGGTAGATTTACTTACTTTTTTAAAAAAGACATAAAAGATCAGTATAATTTAACTCTTGTGGCCGTAGACAGTCAAACGGGAGGGATCTGCGGCAGGAAGGTGAACTTTCCAGACAGCGGCAGCAGCAGCGGTAGAGATGTCCCCGCCGCGAGAATCGTCACAGATGTACTGGAGCAAGCGGTAGCTGGCATAGAGCCGGGCGGTGAAGCGCGTAGTTTTTCCGAGGTTCCGTTGACGCGGGTTGAGGTTGCCGCCATATTGGCACGGCTTCTGCAATGGCCGGAAACCAGCGATTTGCCCTTGCCTTTCAAAGATGCGGGGGATATACCTGTAGAGTTGCGTCCCATTGTGGCTGAAGCGCGAGCGCGTGGCATAATCTGCGGTTATCCTGACGGCAGCTTCCAACCATATGGCGCGCTGAGCCGGGATGACGCCGCAGTGATCCTCGCGGCTATCCTGCAAGATGTCGGCGTTGAAATCAAGTGGGATCCGCTGCTATCTTACGCGGATGCAGATAAAATACCCGCCTGGGCTGCCAAGGCGGTTGCCGTAACAACTGCCGCCGGTCTTTTTCATGGCAGCCCGGACGGAGCCTTCGCGCCGGGAGACCCGATCACAGCCGGTGATATGGCCATTATTTTGACAAAGCTGCTGGATGTTTGCCAGCGATACTGGGCAGCTAGTGTTATGACGTAAAGGTGGGATGTTCTTTTGCGCCGCATGATTATATCAGCCATTGCGCTGTCATTATTACTTTTTGCTGCCGGAGCGCCTGCCGAGTGCCTTGGTGAGTGGTCACCGCATGTTGTTTGGCATGTTGCCAAAATAGGCAAACTGACGTCCGAACTGCAGCTGGGACCTAACGGCCTGCTTTACGCGCTTTGCGGGAATAAATTGATAGCGGTGGATGAGAACGGCAATAAATTATGGGAGAGTGATTTACCGGACGGCAGTAAGTCAGGATGTCCGGTGTTTGATGCGCGCGGGTCTATTTTTATTCCTGGTAATGCCTTGATCCAGGAGGTTAAATTAAACGGCAGCAAAGGGTGGAGTTTCAAAGTATATCAGGGCAGCAGCAAAGCGGCGGCGTTGCTGACCACCGGTCCCGGGAACCTGTTATACATGCAGTTGCCGACAGGGCTGTATGCCGTTGACACCGCGGGGCACTACAAGTGGATGATCACGCAATGGGACCAGGTGTATAATGCCAGCACCCAGTTAGAAACCGATTGGGAAATCCTGGCGAGCGTCGGAAACGACCAGGCTGTATTCGTCATCATCGGTAAGAAAAAAGAAGGGTATACCTTGATGGCATTTGGCGAAGGGGGGAAAATCCGCTGGCGCTACTCCCTTGGTGAAATTAAACAAGCCAATCTGGTCGTAGGCGGTAACGGCCGCGTTTACGCAACCGTCAATCCGAAAAGAACAGACGACTATTACAAAGGCACGGTTTA harbors:
- a CDS encoding S8 family serine peptidase — translated: MRCSLLSRRGLTGFSVIRACLAFFVVFILTSLFCYQNHLGFSSLFKDTKYQREISDTCNVSFLNDRARDITGASAVNAPGFIVSGGLTGEGQIVAIADSGLDTGNINDLHPDLQSTPGKMPKVVFLKSWAGRDVPDDPNGHGTHMAATVAGTGAASNGKFRGVAPGASIYFQGILNKDGEPELPANLADLFLPAYSAGARVHVDGWGGGPDVYQESAAQTDDFVRNHPDFLAVFGAGNNGPSSGTVTTEANSKNALSVGASVLPRPAFVPGTDNTAAVADFSSCGPAGDGRIKPELLAPASAVISARSRMVEGNLPGYPEYTRMQGTSMAAAVAGGSATLLREYFEKNMNITNPSAALVKAALINGSRPMTGSPSKEGFGVIDLAGTTIALKENSFKVADELAGVSQGNEVSYTIHVTDNASPFKATLTWTDPPAEPGSAQALVNDLDLLVRTPDGRVYYGNHFLGNNIPDRTNNVEQVYLQSSVPGDYTVKVTGVNVRRNTVSGSAVAAQDYALVWGQTPAEDIVESVGERSIKLVDGTSFSPAALPVVNLVNENIAPVDAGHFFPGAEAYRTSQRIYLIARLWRATGVKALNTAEGAVFTEINPAARSGGYSLAGDTGIIVLNNQPVTTDKLPPGVEVNAVLNPVDQKIRRVRAAYIEREGVVSTLHDQDGQKEITLMGNGGSYRLSSDVACSFEDNYQSVETADMPFGTGALDELAEALPGMPVRLYLAPSSGEVQYLAVKRQVALGTVRETIASSSEIQMENGTSVRIFPGAAVKRDRENSSFDVIKQGDHVTAVLLPSTGQAIGLVAFSNVLYGKTIDFTKKDRMFYLLDNNNCYRSFYLPPDAVIYRWGVRTSDDVIAAGRWVRVTTDQDGKEIWRLDIGETFFDKSTFAEYNQAEGIISTKGGEQYRSSGLTRFYKNGYLVLPGDLLPGEQVELEYASAPPPTGNVLVSVNARSTASPPVLFVSAIQLQGRLVITGRAGANTIVYMWGQEGFKQTITLDVSGRFTYFFKKDIKDQYNLTLVAVDSQTGGICGRKVNFPDSGSSSGRDVPAARIVTDVLEQAVAGIEPGGEARSFSEVPLTRVEVAAILARLLQWPETSDLPLPFKDAGDIPVELRPIVAEARARGIICGYPDGSFQPYGALSRDDAAVILAAILQDVGVEIKWDPLLSYADADKIPAWAAKAVAVTTAAGLFHGSPDGAFAPGDPITAGDMAIILTKLLDVCQRYWAASVMT
- a CDS encoding PQQ-binding-like beta-propeller repeat protein; translated protein: MIISAIALSLLLFAAGAPAECLGEWSPHVVWHVAKIGKLTSELQLGPNGLLYALCGNKLIAVDENGNKLWESDLPDGSKSGCPVFDARGSIFIPGNALIQEVKLNGSKGWSFKVYQGSSKAAALLTTGPGNLLYMQLPTGLYAVDTAGHYKWMITQWDQVYNASTQLETDWEILASVGNDQAVFVIIGKKKEGYTLMAFGEGGKIRWRYSLGEIKQANLVVGGNGRVYATVNPKRTDDYYKGTVYAFESDGDGSPLWSYAMGCVDLTAPTPSEDGLLYFCADEKLYALNQDDGTEAWYEPLPKAISRPSVDENNMRYYLGTEDKRLLALNTEGRLDWNLTLDGKVSMRPMVGPDGYLYVVTEAGSIYKIKDEAPESDGG